Proteins encoded together in one Oceanobacillus iheyensis HTE831 window:
- a CDS encoding glycerate kinase family protein, translated as MKIVIIPSGFKECLNAEEVASSMDTGIRRFDRNVETVVIPMIDGGEGFAETIINIKKGKLIYKKVTGPVGEQIMSHFGVYKEKGIKTAVIEMAAVAGLKLVPRSMRNPLETTTFGVGELITAALDENVDHIIIGCGDSGTSDGGAGMAQALGVQFLNQHHQLLDIRGGGDLSQVEHIDLSHLDQRVAKVNIDVACNWHNILCGEKGVARVFAPQKGATPEEVEILSDGLEHYASLIQEAMGVDVRVIPGSGASGGLGAGLLAFTNAVLHPRYDIIMQYIQLEDHIQGADLVLTAEGCLDGQTPNGKIPSEVSRIAKLAGVPVIAITGTIGEGASINYTSGIDAYISIIQKPTSLESAMEEAAIWIADSAEAAIRQIQIGYNIAQRKYKRDVI; from the coding sequence ATGAAAATTGTAATCATACCATCCGGATTTAAAGAGTGCCTGAACGCAGAAGAAGTTGCGAGCTCTATGGATACGGGCATCCGTCGATTTGATCGAAATGTAGAAACAGTTGTCATTCCAATGATTGATGGTGGGGAAGGTTTTGCAGAAACCATTATCAATATTAAAAAAGGAAAACTTATTTACAAGAAAGTCACTGGTCCGGTAGGCGAACAGATAATGAGCCATTTTGGAGTATATAAAGAGAAAGGGATAAAAACTGCTGTAATAGAAATGGCAGCTGTTGCAGGGTTAAAATTAGTTCCTCGTTCCATGCGTAATCCTTTGGAAACGACTACATTTGGTGTGGGCGAACTAATCACGGCCGCTTTAGACGAAAATGTCGATCATATTATTATCGGGTGTGGTGATTCGGGAACTTCTGATGGGGGAGCTGGAATGGCTCAAGCGTTAGGTGTTCAATTTCTCAATCAACATCATCAGTTATTGGATATCCGTGGAGGTGGCGACTTAAGTCAAGTCGAACATATTGACCTCTCTCATTTGGACCAAAGAGTAGCTAAAGTGAATATTGATGTTGCTTGTAATTGGCATAATATTCTTTGTGGTGAAAAAGGAGTGGCCCGTGTATTTGCTCCACAAAAAGGCGCTACGCCTGAAGAAGTAGAAATTTTAAGTGATGGTTTAGAACACTATGCGTCTTTGATCCAGGAAGCAATGGGTGTTGATGTTAGAGTCATACCGGGAAGTGGAGCTTCAGGTGGTCTAGGAGCGGGATTGCTTGCCTTCACAAATGCTGTGCTACATCCTCGCTATGATATTATCATGCAATATATTCAGCTTGAAGATCATATTCAGGGTGCTGATTTGGTTTTAACTGCGGAAGGATGTTTAGATGGCCAAACGCCAAATGGAAAAATACCATCAGAAGTTTCGAGGATAGCCAAATTAGCAGGGGTCCCGGTGATTGCTATTACCGGTACCATTGGCGAAGGAGCAAGTATTAATTACACAAGTGGGATTGATGCGTATATAAGTATTATCCAAAAACCGACTTCATTAGAAAGTGCTATGGAAGAAGCAGCTATTTGGATTGCGGATAGTGCAGAGGCAGCGATAAGACAAATACAAATAGGATACAACATTGCACAACGCAAATATAAACGGGATGTAATATGA
- a CDS encoding TetR/AcrR family transcriptional regulator — MRKSKKREDLLDAAEALFYKQGFHTIGIKQILNEANVATMTMYNHFDSKEELITEVLKRREEIYFDLLRSNTSEQTDVESYIESLIDFHIDWLVKDGFNGCLFLRAKQEYEGINEEITSLSVEYKQNLIDKISQDLARLNMDDNYSASIQITLILEGATSMFQILDTEATRRETKNVASKLIGK; from the coding sequence ATGAGGAAATCAAAGAAAAGAGAAGATTTATTGGATGCAGCTGAAGCCCTTTTTTACAAACAAGGATTCCATACGATTGGTATAAAGCAAATTTTGAATGAAGCTAATGTGGCGACAATGACAATGTATAATCATTTCGATTCAAAAGAAGAATTAATTACGGAAGTATTAAAACGTAGGGAGGAAATCTATTTTGATTTATTAAGGTCTAATACTTCTGAGCAAACAGATGTAGAGAGCTATATAGAATCGTTAATTGATTTTCATATTGATTGGCTTGTAAAGGATGGCTTTAATGGATGTCTGTTCTTACGGGCGAAACAAGAGTACGAAGGAATTAATGAAGAGATTACCTCACTAAGTGTGGAGTATAAGCAGAATCTCATTGATAAAATTAGTCAAGACCTGGCTAGATTGAATATGGATGATAACTATTCTGCCAGTATACAAATCACACTTATCTTAGAGGGTGCGACATCCATGTTTCAAATTTTGGATACGGAAGCGACCAGAAGAGAAACCAAAAATGTGGCATCGAAGTTGATTGGAAAATAG
- a CDS encoding steroid Delta-isomerase codes for MPTEQEMKASLQKYLEGFNEGNSEKVISLFAEDARVEDPVGSEPLKGKASITTFFQQAIPSVKRLELAAPIRGSHGNAAAMAFNIYVEMEGKGAVIRCIDVMTFNDDGFIIDMKAYWGPEDVQS; via the coding sequence ATGCCAACAGAGCAAGAAATGAAAGCAAGCCTACAAAAATATCTAGAAGGATTTAATGAAGGGAATTCAGAAAAAGTAATTTCCTTATTTGCAGAAGATGCACGTGTAGAAGATCCTGTTGGAAGTGAGCCTTTAAAAGGAAAAGCCTCGATTACGACATTCTTTCAACAAGCTATTCCATCGGTGAAAAGATTAGAATTAGCTGCACCAATACGTGGATCACATGGTAATGCAGCAGCTATGGCATTTAATATATACGTTGAAATGGAAGGAAAAGGCGCAGTTATTCGCTGTATTGATGTAATGACATTTAATGATGACGGATTTATTATTGATATGAAAGCATATTGGGGACCAGAGGATGTACAATCATAA
- a CDS encoding ArsR/SmtB family transcription factor — MITKDTCDIYCHNEEKVNRVQVKMQNNDLEGMAKIFKALSDQNRAKITFALSEEDDLCVCDIANIIETSVATASHHLRTLYKQGIVKYRKEGKLAFYSLDDDHIRQLVSIALIHHQEVENHVS, encoded by the coding sequence ATGATAACGAAAGATACTTGCGATATATATTGTCATAATGAAGAAAAGGTTAATCGTGTTCAAGTCAAAATGCAAAACAATGATTTAGAAGGTATGGCAAAGATATTCAAAGCCTTATCTGATCAAAATAGAGCAAAGATCACCTTCGCCTTAAGTGAAGAAGATGATCTATGTGTTTGTGATATTGCGAATATCATCGAGACATCAGTTGCAACAGCTTCTCATCACTTGAGAACGTTATATAAACAAGGAATTGTGAAGTACCGTAAAGAAGGAAAGCTCGCTTTCTACTCTCTAGATGATGATCATATTCGCCAACTTGTATCCATAGCACTAATCCATCATCAAGAGGTGGAAAATCATGTCTCATAG
- a CDS encoding NUDIX hydrolase: MTPTNVKWGDAKVKLTWAPSRMLPSFHLITSVHGLCFQDGKLLMIDLKQRGWDFTGGHIEVGETPEQCFQRETLEEGYVEGDCLLLGYIIVDHSENENWREGSKYPKVGYQVFYKMNVTHLHPFEATYESNRRTFIHPAEASLYHHNWNVIYEDILKVALSLE; this comes from the coding sequence TTGACACCAACTAACGTAAAATGGGGAGATGCTAAGGTAAAGCTGACATGGGCACCAAGCAGGATGCTACCATCATTTCATCTAATTACAAGCGTGCATGGATTATGCTTTCAAGATGGAAAATTATTAATGATTGATTTGAAACAGCGTGGCTGGGATTTTACGGGAGGGCACATCGAAGTAGGAGAGACACCTGAACAATGCTTCCAAAGGGAAACACTGGAAGAAGGTTATGTAGAAGGGGACTGTTTGTTACTAGGATACATAATTGTCGATCATAGTGAAAATGAAAATTGGAGAGAGGGTAGTAAGTATCCAAAGGTGGGTTATCAAGTTTTTTATAAAATGAATGTTACTCACCTACATCCATTTGAAGCAACGTATGAATCGAACCGTAGAACGTTTATTCATCCAGCAGAAGCGAGCTTGTATCATCATAATTGGAATGTTATTTATGAAGATATATTGAAAGTTGCATTATCACTAGAATGA
- a CDS encoding serine hydrolase domain-containing protein, producing MNKKMEYVDKVANDIQFSGTFHVKNSEGITTKNYGYSNYAERIKNQTNTRYGIASGCKIFTSIAVCQLIEAGKLSFDTTLNQCLDYDFPYFDKDITVHDLLTHTSGIPDYFDEDEMDDYEELWASIPMYHMRSLKDFLPLFKGMKMKGKVGNAFSYNNAGYILLGLIVEKVSGYVFGDYIEKYIFQKAGMEDSGYFEMDDLPGRTALGYIEKPDGAWKTNIYSLPVKSASDGGAYVTARDMALFWDALTQARLLSRNMTDLLLKPIVRVDDDIYYGYAGYMQVIEDKTIKHILMGYDPGVNFRFVQYPDTSLIIVVCSNKSEGAYEILNKIEDLLV from the coding sequence ATGAATAAAAAGATGGAGTATGTTGATAAAGTTGCGAATGATATTCAATTTTCAGGAACGTTTCATGTGAAAAATTCTGAAGGAATAACAACGAAAAATTATGGTTATTCCAATTATGCAGAAAGAATTAAAAACCAAACCAATACTCGTTATGGGATTGCCTCTGGGTGTAAAATATTTACATCTATTGCCGTTTGCCAATTAATTGAAGCAGGAAAATTATCTTTTGACACTACATTAAATCAATGCTTGGATTATGATTTTCCGTATTTTGATAAGGATATCACTGTTCATGATTTATTAACCCACACATCAGGCATTCCTGATTATTTCGATGAAGACGAGATGGATGATTATGAAGAACTGTGGGCGTCCATACCAATGTATCATATGCGGAGTCTAAAGGATTTTTTGCCGTTATTTAAAGGTATGAAGATGAAAGGAAAAGTCGGAAACGCATTTTCATACAATAATGCTGGTTATATTCTGCTAGGATTAATTGTCGAGAAGGTCTCTGGATATGTATTTGGTGATTATATCGAGAAGTATATATTTCAAAAGGCGGGAATGGAAGACTCTGGGTATTTTGAGATGGATGATTTACCAGGACGAACTGCATTGGGTTATATCGAAAAGCCAGACGGGGCTTGGAAGACAAATATATATTCTCTTCCAGTCAAATCTGCTTCTGATGGTGGTGCATATGTGACAGCTAGAGATATGGCTTTATTCTGGGATGCGCTAACACAGGCCCGACTTTTATCAAGAAACATGACAGACCTTCTATTAAAGCCTATAGTCCGCGTGGATGATGATATTTACTATGGCTATGCTGGTTATATGCAAGTAATCGAAGACAAAACAATTAAGCATATTCTGATGGGGTATGATCCAGGAGTTAATTTTCGATTTGTACAGTATCCTGACACATCGTTAATAATTGTCGTGTGTTCGAATAAATCAGAAGGTGCATATGAGATTCTAAACAAGATAGAGGATCTATTGGTATAA
- a CDS encoding GNAT family N-acetyltransferase yields the protein MKIRHIQSSDYYTISPLVNEWWGGRNMSDMLPKLFFNHFNDTSFIVEDDKEVVGFLIGFLSQSKKNTAYIHFVGVHPDYRNQQVARRLYNTFFKMIQQKGRNIVRSVTSPVNKGSIAFHKQMGFAIEEGDKEVDGIEVVSNYDGQGQDRILFMKRV from the coding sequence TTGAAAATAAGGCACATCCAAAGTTCAGATTATTATACTATATCCCCATTGGTAAACGAGTGGTGGGGAGGCAGGAATATGTCAGATATGTTACCTAAATTATTTTTTAATCATTTTAATGATACGAGCTTTATAGTGGAAGACGATAAAGAAGTAGTAGGATTTTTAATTGGATTCTTATCGCAAAGTAAAAAGAATACAGCGTATATTCATTTTGTTGGAGTACATCCTGATTATCGTAATCAACAAGTTGCGAGAAGGCTTTATAATACTTTCTTTAAGATGATTCAACAGAAAGGAAGGAACATTGTCCGTTCAGTAACATCTCCGGTCAACAAAGGGTCCATAGCTTTTCATAAGCAGATGGGATTTGCTATCGAAGAAGGGGATAAAGAAGTAGACGGAATCGAAGTTGTCTCCAATTACGATGGACAAGGGCAAGATAGAATCTTATTTATGAAAAGGGTTTAG
- a CDS encoding SLC13 family permease has protein sequence MIGDTRIERRNARMSPITKYFNGMSYRSVFLYSIFIILFVAFSFTRSLEYEAKVTLIIFIIAMVLWVATKLPAGYVALGSLLSIILLKGASTSLLYESFSLEIVWLMIGAFMIGEAVKRSGLADRMMNSILHRSTSYNGLLFYVMVALFPLAIFIPSTSGRAALTLPVVKELGRRIKDEKQKQTLALFVPIIILMSTSATVIGAGSHLIGIELLNQTTGDSISYFNWLIWGLPFALFISLVTYFVIKLYMVRQGSNPVSTEIVSDSVEHEKKAMTKKESQTLIIIGILVLLWLTEAVHGYEIGFITILGAIVLMTPKYGLISWRQGIKAVSWNLIIFVSAATALGINLVETGVVGWVEEHIFQFISTYSGFSHWGILCVILLISITSHLYVTSHTTRAIVFLPGFLMLSTSLDLNATAVLFLSLIGMNYCVTFPVSSKALLVYFEQEEMNFEARDLIKLSMLLMPVYFISMLIFYYTYWSWTGLSL, from the coding sequence ATGATAGGCGATACTCGAATAGAAAGAAGAAATGCGAGAATGTCTCCGATCACTAAATATTTTAATGGCATGTCTTATCGCTCTGTATTTCTATACAGTATATTCATCATTTTATTTGTAGCATTCTCGTTTACTAGATCGTTAGAGTACGAGGCAAAGGTTACGCTAATTATTTTTATTATTGCGATGGTATTATGGGTAGCTACGAAGCTCCCTGCTGGATATGTAGCACTTGGATCATTATTATCGATCATTCTATTAAAAGGAGCTAGCACTAGCTTATTATATGAATCATTTTCACTTGAAATAGTTTGGTTAATGATTGGAGCATTTATGATAGGTGAAGCGGTAAAACGTTCTGGATTAGCTGATCGAATGATGAACTCGATCCTACATCGCTCTACAAGTTACAATGGACTTTTATTTTATGTCATGGTAGCGCTTTTTCCATTAGCTATTTTTATTCCATCTACATCTGGGAGGGCTGCGTTAACATTGCCTGTTGTTAAGGAATTGGGTAGACGAATTAAGGATGAGAAACAGAAGCAAACACTTGCGTTGTTTGTCCCAATCATTATTTTGATGTCAACATCAGCTACTGTGATTGGAGCGGGATCACATCTAATAGGTATAGAACTATTAAACCAAACAACAGGGGATTCGATTTCGTATTTTAATTGGTTGATTTGGGGTTTGCCTTTTGCTTTGTTTATTAGCCTTGTTACCTACTTTGTAATAAAACTATATATGGTACGGCAAGGCTCTAATCCTGTATCCACGGAAATAGTCAGTGATTCAGTTGAACATGAGAAAAAAGCTATGACAAAAAAAGAGTCGCAAACCTTAATAATCATTGGCATTCTTGTTCTGCTTTGGTTAACAGAGGCAGTACATGGTTATGAAATTGGGTTTATTACTATTTTGGGGGCTATTGTTTTGATGACTCCTAAATATGGTCTGATTTCGTGGAGGCAAGGGATAAAGGCAGTATCTTGGAATTTGATTATATTTGTATCGGCTGCAACGGCTTTAGGGATTAACCTAGTGGAAACAGGAGTTGTTGGATGGGTTGAGGAACATATCTTTCAATTTATTTCAACATATTCTGGCTTCAGTCATTGGGGAATACTTTGTGTGATTCTACTCATTTCCATTACGAGTCATTTATACGTGACCTCCCATACGACAAGAGCCATTGTATTTCTACCTGGATTTCTTATGTTGAGTACGTCGTTAGATTTGAATGCTACCGCAGTTTTATTTTTAAGTTTGATTGGTATGAATTATTGTGTGACTTTTCCAGTTAGCTCTAAAGCATTGCTTGTGTATTTTGAACAGGAGGAAATGAACTTTGAAGCCAGAGATTTGATAAAGTTAAGTATGCTACTGATGCCTGTTTATTTTATTTCTATGTTGATATTCTATTATACGTATTGGTCATGGACTGGATTATCACTATAG
- a CDS encoding ATP-binding cassette domain-containing protein, whose translation MSEWIYIDNANEHNLKGISLRIPKRKFTVITGVSGSGKSTLAHDILFNESQRQYLEAMGMQGIEKPKVNHISGVSPAISIKQQETSSNPRSTVGTKTAMYTSLRMIYEKLGIRNCPNCQKEVNPTKAIEETEHVDGEFTVYQICPHCTHKYKKLTRSHFSYNTIEGACQTCKGIGEVIQINMDTLFDMESSIENGAVALWTGQYLDYQLSNIKTTMDYYGVPLEEQTPLQEFNELQFALLCHGTSSEEVLALTNIKEPKTVSAGKFQGVLTNLWQKYQYKQGDMGKESIFFYSDTCSDCHGTKLNKQSRTVSVMNRSITDIATLDLDQLLDWVEECYEELPDTETNAVNVYLQDIKIKLTRIKRLGLGYLTLERGTSTLSGGESQRIRLSAILDSDLTDVVYIIDEPTASLHAKDTEGIITILKQLKEKGNTVIVIEHNTDLMREADYLVEIGPKAGRFGGELIGQGSIESLNNTERSLLKNYLENKSEPKQDVRKTDTYIGVDKVTHHNLNSVSVNIPTNMLVSVTGVSGSGKSSLIFDVVGEKNSKVQGVDQFDEVITINQTTISKMKRSNVATYTNVYTDIRNVFAKLEDSKAQGFTSKHFSFNTNGGRCETCEGLGYVMSNMLFFNDMEVICPTCKGKRFKEEILRITYENHSISDCLDLSVEEAFEVFKGEAKIVKVLQLLTEIGLGYLKLGQSLTTLSGGEGQRLKLSTSLMKKSKQNTLFLLDEPSTGLHPYDIQYLLELFNRLIDKGNSVIMVEHNIRMIQASDWIIDLGPEGGIKGGRIMAEGTPKEIKQNPLSITGKYL comes from the coding sequence ATGTCAGAATGGATTTATATTGACAATGCGAACGAGCATAATCTAAAGGGTATTAGTTTACGTATCCCCAAACGTAAATTTACCGTGATCACGGGAGTCTCGGGTTCAGGAAAATCTACACTTGCACACGATATTCTATTTAATGAGTCACAGCGCCAATATTTAGAGGCGATGGGGATGCAAGGAATTGAAAAGCCCAAGGTAAACCATATTAGTGGTGTATCCCCAGCAATCAGTATTAAGCAACAAGAGACATCATCCAACCCTCGTTCCACTGTTGGTACAAAAACAGCGATGTATACAAGTTTAAGAATGATCTATGAAAAACTAGGCATCCGAAACTGCCCGAACTGTCAAAAAGAAGTTAACCCCACAAAAGCAATTGAAGAAACCGAGCATGTAGATGGAGAATTTACTGTTTATCAAATTTGTCCCCACTGTACACATAAGTATAAAAAACTTACACGAAGTCATTTTTCATATAATACTATTGAAGGAGCATGTCAGACATGTAAAGGAATCGGAGAAGTTATCCAAATTAATATGGATACGTTATTTGATATGGAATCCTCCATAGAGAATGGAGCTGTAGCATTATGGACAGGCCAATATCTTGATTACCAATTATCAAATATTAAGACCACCATGGATTACTACGGAGTTCCTCTGGAAGAACAAACGCCACTCCAAGAATTTAATGAATTGCAATTTGCTCTACTCTGTCATGGGACGAGTAGTGAAGAAGTTCTAGCTCTTACAAACATAAAAGAACCAAAAACAGTTTCAGCTGGAAAATTTCAAGGTGTGTTGACAAATCTTTGGCAAAAATACCAATATAAACAAGGTGATATGGGTAAAGAATCTATCTTCTTTTATAGTGACACATGTTCGGATTGTCATGGTACAAAATTGAATAAACAAAGTAGAACAGTAAGCGTCATGAATCGTTCTATCACTGATATAGCAACATTAGACTTAGATCAATTATTGGATTGGGTGGAAGAGTGTTATGAAGAGCTTCCTGATACAGAAACGAATGCTGTAAATGTGTATTTACAAGATATTAAAATAAAACTCACAAGAATAAAACGCTTGGGGCTAGGGTATCTCACCTTAGAACGTGGAACAAGCACTTTATCTGGTGGAGAAAGTCAACGGATAAGATTATCAGCAATTTTAGATTCAGACTTAACGGATGTTGTTTATATTATAGATGAGCCTACAGCTAGTCTACATGCGAAAGATACAGAGGGAATTATCACTATACTTAAACAGCTAAAAGAAAAAGGAAATACGGTTATTGTTATTGAACATAATACAGATCTAATGCGAGAAGCAGATTATCTAGTTGAAATTGGTCCAAAGGCAGGTCGCTTTGGAGGGGAATTAATTGGCCAAGGGTCAATAGAAAGTCTAAATAATACTGAAAGATCCTTGTTAAAAAACTATCTTGAAAATAAAAGTGAGCCGAAACAAGATGTTAGAAAAACAGACACGTATATTGGGGTAGATAAAGTAACACATCATAATCTGAATTCGGTTAGTGTAAATATCCCTACAAACATGCTGGTTAGTGTTACAGGTGTGTCAGGTTCCGGAAAGTCTTCACTTATCTTTGATGTAGTAGGAGAGAAGAATTCCAAAGTACAAGGGGTAGACCAGTTTGATGAGGTAATAACCATTAATCAAACAACTATTTCAAAGATGAAACGATCTAATGTGGCTACCTATACGAACGTATACACGGATATACGAAATGTATTTGCGAAGCTGGAAGATAGTAAAGCGCAAGGATTTACTTCAAAACACTTTTCTTTTAATACAAATGGCGGAAGATGTGAGACTTGTGAGGGATTAGGGTATGTAATGAGTAATATGCTATTTTTTAATGATATGGAAGTAATATGCCCAACTTGTAAAGGAAAGAGATTTAAAGAAGAAATTCTGCGTATTACGTATGAAAATCATAGTATTAGTGATTGCCTAGATCTGTCAGTGGAAGAAGCTTTTGAAGTATTTAAAGGGGAAGCTAAGATTGTAAAAGTACTACAGTTATTAACAGAAATTGGCTTAGGATATCTGAAGCTTGGACAATCCTTAACAACATTATCAGGTGGTGAAGGACAGCGGCTAAAGCTATCAACTTCCTTAATGAAGAAATCGAAGCAGAACACATTATTTTTATTAGATGAACCATCCACAGGCCTTCATCCCTACGATATACAATACTTGTTAGAACTGTTTAACCGGTTAATTGATAAGGGAAACTCTGTCATTATGGTTGAACATAATATTCGTATGATCCAGGCCAGTGATTGGATTATTGACCTTGGTCCAGAAGGTGGAATTAAGGGTGGACGTATAATGGCAGAAGGGACTCCAAAAGAAATTAAACAAAATCCTTTATCTATAACAGGGAAATATCTATAA
- a CDS encoding cysteine hydrolase family protein, with protein sequence MKQLLLIIDVQQDLVDGNDTEQPVFLKEELISTINDVIEKARNENMPVVFVRDLDVAGGSGEGFDVHRNIHVPENARFFNKSATNAFYGTGLLEYVKGEKFNHLIIMGCETQHCIDSAVRTATINGMDVTLVGDGHSTKGNEVLSGEQIIRHHNTTLHGHYNVDHFSVVRNSNEDLFVPTHDNYR encoded by the coding sequence ATCAAGCAACTACTACTAATTATAGATGTACAACAAGATTTAGTGGATGGAAATGATACAGAACAACCTGTTTTTTTGAAGGAAGAACTTATAAGTACTATTAATGATGTGATTGAAAAAGCACGTAATGAAAATATGCCTGTTGTATTTGTCAGAGACCTTGATGTGGCGGGAGGTAGTGGAGAAGGATTTGACGTTCATCGCAACATACATGTACCGGAAAATGCGAGGTTTTTTAATAAATCGGCAACAAATGCTTTTTACGGGACTGGTCTATTAGAGTATGTAAAGGGAGAGAAGTTCAACCATTTAATTATTATGGGCTGTGAAACACAGCATTGTATTGATAGCGCTGTTCGAACTGCGACGATTAATGGCATGGATGTAACGCTTGTTGGAGATGGACATTCAACGAAAGGCAATGAAGTGTTAAGTGGAGAACAAATTATCCGGCATCATAATACCACACTTCATGGCCATTATAATGTAGACCATTTTTCCGTCGTTCGGAATTCGAATGAGGATTTATTTGTTCCTACACATGATAACTATAGGTGA
- a CDS encoding general stress protein: MPFVKAYTNDETLEKDINTLKESDINSKEIFVLSHDDDRTARIVSNTDISGIDYNKENIGSFEKQGDELREKLIELGIADAEAHEFEEDMDEGKVFLIVKDERAETVLK, from the coding sequence ATGCCATTTGTAAAAGCTTATACAAACGATGAAACGCTAGAAAAGGATATTAATACTTTAAAAGAAAGTGATATTAACTCTAAAGAAATTTTTGTGTTATCCCATGATGATGACCGTACAGCACGGATCGTAAGTAATACAGATATTTCAGGAATTGACTATAATAAAGAAAATATCGGATCCTTTGAAAAACAAGGTGATGAATTAAGAGAGAAACTTATTGAATTAGGAATAGCAGACGCAGAAGCTCACGAATTTGAAGAGGATATGGATGAAGGAAAAGTCTTCTTAATTGTAAAAGACGAAAGAGCAGAAACGGTGCTAAAATAA
- a CDS encoding DUF3888 domain-containing protein, with product MKRIVVLTFFISVCIGAPSVFAKPINEADTDFTKTLEYALIISLREPIDEAITTIYKDDKKAPEDLEWSADEAEILKIKQIGDVGEAYEITLKVFPYYGDKQIYGEDLLVVQAGGELVEFHHLDTYHVKDEHK from the coding sequence ATGAAAAGAATTGTTGTTTTAACGTTTTTCATTAGCGTATGTATAGGTGCCCCATCTGTTTTTGCAAAGCCCATTAATGAAGCGGATACGGATTTTACCAAGACTCTCGAATATGCACTTATCATTAGTCTCAGGGAACCAATTGACGAAGCGATTACTACCATATACAAAGATGATAAAAAAGCTCCAGAAGATTTAGAGTGGTCCGCAGATGAAGCAGAGATATTAAAGATTAAACAAATAGGCGACGTTGGAGAAGCATATGAAATCACATTGAAAGTGTTCCCATACTATGGTGATAAACAAATATATGGTGAAGATCTGCTTGTTGTTCAGGCTGGCGGAGAATTAGTAGAGTTTCATCATTTGGACACGTATCATGTAAAAGATGAACACAAATAG
- a CDS encoding aminoglycoside phosphotransferase family protein, whose protein sequence is MFNQALLRRIPELRECMEIIQIEKGFSADKKYIIHTEKNQKRLLRIFDNAELKQKRQEFMVLKKMEENQIACSRPIAIGEVDQLGYMITSYIEGEDAEIEVIKLSEEKQFQVGVKAGKELKKIHQLQAPPQISSWYSRKVTKHQRYMEAYQNCGVQVKNDEKIIRFIEGHMHLMKDRQNSFQHDDYNLSNLIINNGVFAGVIDFNRYDWGDPVHEFLKIGIFSREVSIPFCIGQIKGYFGGREPDEVFWQLYSLYLAMCVFSTVVWTLKTIPDNLDDMLDKVYTFLEDHNYFDEIVPKWYRNEGV, encoded by the coding sequence ATGTTTAATCAAGCATTATTAAGAAGAATACCAGAATTACGTGAATGTATGGAGATTATTCAAATTGAAAAAGGATTCTCTGCAGATAAGAAATATATAATTCATACAGAGAAAAATCAAAAACGATTACTGCGTATATTTGATAACGCAGAGTTAAAACAGAAACGTCAAGAATTTATGGTGCTAAAGAAAATGGAAGAAAACCAAATAGCCTGTTCAAGGCCTATTGCCATTGGAGAGGTGGATCAACTAGGGTATATGATAACTTCATATATCGAAGGAGAAGATGCGGAAATAGAAGTCATCAAACTATCTGAAGAAAAGCAATTCCAAGTTGGTGTAAAGGCAGGTAAAGAACTCAAGAAGATACATCAACTCCAAGCTCCCCCACAGATTTCTTCTTGGTACTCGAGAAAGGTGACCAAACACCAAAGGTATATGGAAGCTTATCAAAATTGTGGGGTACAAGTAAAAAATGATGAAAAAATTATTCGGTTTATTGAAGGTCATATGCATTTAATGAAAGATCGTCAAAATTCATTTCAACACGATGATTATAACCTTTCTAATCTGATTATTAATAATGGCGTGTTTGCGGGAGTAATAGATTTCAATCGATACGATTGGGGGGATCCCGTTCATGAATTCTTGAAGATTGGTATTTTTAGCCGAGAGGTTAGTATTCCATTTTGTATTGGACAGATTAAAGGTTACTTCGGTGGAAGAGAACCAGATGAAGTATTTTGGCAATTATATTCACTTTATCTTGCAATGTGTGTGTTCTCGACAGTTGTATGGACATTGAAAACAATCCCGGATAACTTGGATGACATGCTAGATAAAGTATACACATTTCTAGAGGATCACAATTATTTTGATGAGATTGTACCAAAGTGGTATAGAAACGAAGGAGTGTAG